From a region of the Malania oleifera isolate guangnan ecotype guangnan chromosome 12, ASM2987363v1, whole genome shotgun sequence genome:
- the LOC131143902 gene encoding uncharacterized protein LOC131143902 has translation MPSAYDRMKNIKEMFGDQNRAAKQTSMKELMNTTMAEGSAVRDHVLKMIGLLNELEILGAEINRETQVDIVLQSLPDSFKQFFLNYMNKFFYSLAELLKEL, from the coding sequence ATGCCTTCTGCCTATGATAGAATGAAGAACAtcaaagaaatgtttggggaTCAAAATCGTGCTGCTAAACAGACTTCTATGAAGGAACTCATGAACACTACTATGGCAGAAGGGAGCGCAGTAAGGGATCATGTTCTGAAGATGATTGGTCTTCTCAATGAACTAGAGATCCTTGGAGCTGAAATCAATAGGGAAACCCAGGTCGATATCGTTCTCCAGTCGCTGCCTGACTCGTTTAAGCAGTTTTTCCTAAATTACATGAATAAGTTCTTTTACTCATTGGCAGAACTACTTAAAGAGCTTTAA